Below is a genomic region from Nicotiana tomentosiformis unplaced genomic scaffold, ASM39032v3 Un00387, whole genome shotgun sequence.
CCTTTAGGCTTTGTTTCGGTCATGAACTGTAACGTTGTGGAAACCTTTTGTTTCACTGCTCCTAGGTACTGTCATTCAGAAACCTTTTGTTAATATAGCACAAATGTGGACAAGTGTCATGTCCAATGAGGATTACTGACATGGGAGAATTTGAATCTAATAAGATGCTGTCTATGTTAGATTGAACAGATAGTGCTCTACTTTTCATCAACTCTATTATACAATCTAAATCTTACTTAAAACATGTTTATAACCTATCAATGAATGTAGAAGTGGCGTACTGTGTGTCACATATCAATCAACCAACTATGCCTGAATCCTGAATGACCCGAAGTAATTGGGGTCGGCTATATGAGTTCTCTATATCCACTTTTTGTGTATGACATATTGTTAGAAATTAACAGTGCATATAAATTGTATTCTTATCATTCGATAGACTTTTGTCCTTTCTCCTACCTTCTCTAAATGAGGGCCACGGTTTAAAGTTTTGAGATTCTCCAGTAAACTTGCCCTGGATGGACTTGCATTGCACCAAAAAGAGAGTAAGGGAAAGACATGTTCTTAGATTCTCTTTCAAATGGTCTCCCCTTTTTGGACAATATCCTCTTGTACTACATTGTTTGATGGTCAAAAAGTGTGTGGGGAAAAATGATTTAGAGATGATAAAAAATGCTCCAAATTGTGTTCAGCAATCTCTTAGAAGAGCCCACATCTTATTATTATTCGATTTTGTCTTTGCCTCCAATAATGAACGGTTTGATCCTTTGTATAAAATTATTTGTCCATGTTTTGTTGTTTTTGGAAGACAATTAAGTTTCTCACAGATTCAGAACCTACTAATTCTAATTTTGTCTAACTAATGCAACAAGTTCTTCTCAGGTCACAATTGTGGTTGTTGCTGTCCCTGAAGGTCTTCCTTTAGCTGTTACATTGACGTAAGTATCAAATAAAGGTTTCTTACTCAACAGGTTTTACTTAATCTTCTGGTGCCTTATAATTCTCTTAAATCTCGTGACAGTTTAGCATACTCAATGAAGAAAATGATGGCTGACAAGGCTTTGGTACATACATTGTTACTCCTTTTGCATATCTGTTTGATTGTTTAGTTAAATATATCAGAATGTTGATATTATTGTAATCGTGCTTGAAATAGTTACTGTAATTAATGTGCAGGTGCGCAGACTTTCAGCATGTGAAACTATGGGCTCTGCTACAACTATTTGCAGTGATAAAACTGGAACACTAACTCTGAATCAGGTGGCTTTGCAGTTTCATGCTTTTGATCTTCAGACTGACATCTTCAACTACATCTCTACTCTCATTCACAGATTTTTTGACGACTAATATGCTTTCTCTTAGTGCAGATGACAGTGGTTGAAGCCTATATTGGGGAAAAGAAGCTCGATCCACCTGAAGATGGTTCACAGTTACACTCAGCTGTTTCTTCTCTTCTGGACGAGGGCATAACTCAGAATACTTCCGGCAGTGTCTTTGCTTCCAAGGTACTCTGTCTGATTTTCCTTGTCTCTCTAAATTATCTCTTACATATGTACCATGTATTTTGATGGCTCTAGGGTGGCAGGCATTCATGAAAAAGTTTGAGATGAGAAGTCTTAACAGTTTTCTTAGATGACATTTACTCAAAATGCTCTTGAATGTTAGTCCTCATAGATCAACTGTCCTGAAAAAAAAAGCATGCATTGTCTTTCTCATTGCATATTTACAGTAGTATTTGGATCAGCTGTTTTACACCACTTCATCTTTCCACCTTCACCGCAGCCAATTTATCTAATTTTAATTCGTTATCTGATCTGCAGAAATGATTTCTTGTTTACTTTGGCATGCATGTCTAACTACCCTTGTCTCATTCTGTTTTTGACTCAGTTTCCCCTCTTTGTAGGATGGAAAGGGAATAGAGGTTTCAGGATCTCCTACTGAAAAGGCCATTCTTTCATGGGGCGTTAAGGTAATATTAGCAGATTGTCCTTCTATTTAATTCTGTAAATCAACATAATCTGCTTGTTCAACTAATGCACATCTTATGCAGATGGGAATGAAGTTCAAAGTTGTCAGATCACAATCCATAATTCTTCATGTCTCTCCTTTTAATTCTACAAAGAAGAGAGGAGGTGTTGCAGTTAGAGAGCGGGTAATCAACTTATCTGATATTCAAGTGCTTGCAGCTTCATAATCCTGTTAGCTTTGTTAAGGTTTGTTTAATTTTAAATAGATGGAGATAACTTATGTCCATTTAGTGAGGCTTTATTTCTCTACATAATGTAATGGGAGAACTTAGCTTTTCGGTGATACTTTTTCATATACAAGTTAATAATTGAAACCTAAAGACCTTGTGAGGCTCCATGTGTTATGTTAAAATCAACAATCAAGGTCATTGTCTGGAAATAAATGTTTGAGtgatgatccacaataacaaGTTATCTCTTCTGAGTCATCATAGGCTAAGTTAATTTATTTACGTCTTAAATCAAAGGATTGTGTTGAAAGTTCCTCAGGCATTGAGAACCGAAAGATCCCTAGAAATGATATATATATGCTCGTGCTAGTGATTTTTTGGGACTAACCTTAGTGATTCCACTGAAAATATCGTCTCTTGTTATTTGTATGATTATCCTGTGAAAAATAAGCAATGTTAGTTTTTGGACTATGACATTGGTACATAAGCGTACATTAAGGGCTTCATAGGATGAGAGCTGGAAGATAGGCTGTGGCCTCTTTGCAAGATCATGCattctttcttgttttttttatTGGCTTGCATGATAGTTTCTTATGTTAATGCACACTTTGTGATTTCTTCCAAATCATATATATGGTGTGGATGAACTATTTAAATTATCTGCTCATTTATGAGGTTTTGAATTGTATATTTAACTTCTTCTGTTTCTTCCTTTGCAGAGTGGCTCTCAAGTTCATATGCATTGGAAGGGTGCAGCTGAAATTATACTGGCATCATGTACCGAATACCTTGACTCAAATGGCTGCTTGCAATCCATTGAGAAAGAGAAGGTTAGAAGAAGTTAAGATTAGTTACTAAGAGATAACATTACTAGCTTTGACAAAATGGAGTCTTGTGAACACTTCTGCTGACTTTATGCTCTCCCAAATTTTGGTATTGAAAAACATAAGCAAAATTAGGAATCAGAAAAGGATGCTTTAGTGCAGGCTTCCTCCTTTCATCACTTTTTAGTAAATATGTTGGCTGCAGGATTTTTTCAAAGAAGCGATTGAAGATATGGCAGCAAAGAGTTTGAGGTGTGTTGCCATGGCATACCGAACTTGTAACGTAGATGAGGTTCCAACTGATGAAGAACAGCTGGCACGTTGGGTTCTACCAGAAGATGGCCTTATTTTGCTTGCTATACTTGGTATAAAGGTACATGTTCCGTAAAGTAGTGTAGTTGGGATGTATGTAGTTTCTTGAATATTGTTCTACTCATGTCCTCCTTTCTTGGTAATCTGTAACAAATCCAATACCATATCCTTCAGTTACTTTGTTAATCTTATGTCTACGGCACTACATGTACTCCATCCATCCTACTTTTCTCTGACCTGGCTCGACTGTCGTGGGGTTTGAGAGAAAATGGTTTGAATTTAGTTATTCTGTTTGACAGGTATATGTTAATAATAATTGGAAGTTATCATAAGATTCAATGATGTCACATcctatttaaaataatataagtTTGTGCAGTATACGACATGGTACATATTTGTGTAGTATCTAATTTTAAGAGTTGTATTGCAAGTTCTCATTTATCTTTCTTTGCCTTTCTACATAGGATCCTTGTCGGCCAGGTGTCAAAGATGCAGTAACACAGTGCAGAGATTCTGGTATTAAGGTAATCTTTTTGTATCTCAAATTTTGGCTGCATATTGATGTAATAATAGCCATGGACCGTATAATCATATGCTAGAACTTTGTCAGAATGAAAACTTTTACTTTGGTCCAAGGtggtttcttttaattaattgaacCTATTTTCAAACATGTTGGACCAGTCAATTATACTAATTTTCGATGTTTATTCTATCAAAGTCTATCTTCCTCTTTACAGGAATTCTTTTGTGAAATAAAGGTCTTGAATGGAATTAAATATTTCAATTATTAGTCACCTTGTATGATGCTATTAGCTCAGTATTTAAATTGTCATGGTCCTGTACGCACAGTTAGCCACATGATTGTAATTTACAATTTGAGGATATCTGGAATGCATTTGTTCTTATAAGAAACAATTTTACAATTTGAGAACCTTTAGGTGCGCATGGTAACTGGAGATAATATTCAAACAGCTAGAGCAATTGCCTTGGAGTGTGGAATTTTAACTTCAAATGCAGAAGTCACTGAATTTGAAGTTATTGAGGGGAAGACCTTCCGTGAGTTCTCTGAAAAGGAGCGAGAACAAGTTGCTAAAAGAATGTCGGTATGTTATCCATGAACTGGGATAATAACTGACTTTTTTCTAATCTATTTGTATCTCCAGTTTTATGTTGGCACATTGATAAAAGTAGAAAGCTGGTTTTTAGGTTATGGGAAGGTCATCTCCAAGTGACAAGCTTTTGCTTGTGCAAACACTACGTAAACTAGGGGAGGTTGTTGCTGTTACTGGAGATGGAACTAACGATGCTCCTGCACTGCATGAGGTCCGATGACTTTTTATTGCTTTCTGTTTGTTCAATTGTTtagttattttttccttttttgtgtCGTCAGTAGCTGATCCTATATGTACATTTACAAAAAGTGGGTTGATCCTTGATAAAATCTTATAAAGACGCAATCTTTTCTCTTTATAGGTATTATCAAGGGATAATCATATGATGAAGATGATCTTTTCTCTTTCCTCTTCCCTTTTCTCTCTTCCTAATTTCTTCTCTTGCTTATCTCTCAAAGACGTGATATCCCTTCAAAATGTTTCCTTTTTTATTCCTTTTAACATTAGAGAGCAAAAATCCTTTCTGATTTGTAAGTGGTTATTAGTTTTAGCAATCGGCACCTAGGTATTGGTGGGGGCCTAGGCAATGAGAACGGGCACATAAGGGCCCTTGCATTGTTTTGTGCACCTCCAGTAAAATGATTTGGTATTTTCTAGGCATTGGTTTGTCTTTCTCGATTCGGTGGATCTTAGCCTAAATATCATGTTTGACTTGCACAATGACTAAGTTAAGAGTTGTAAACCTAGTTTTTAATTTCACGAATATATTATAAAAGTAGTTTGACGAAATGTGTCAAACCATGTAACTATTTGGGGTTAAGTATATGAGTTACAGTTTCCTATGACAATATTTTGGGTCTGACTAGAAAATATGGATATTCAATCACAGTGGATGTAGTACAATTTGTTTGTAGCTGGTAATGTCTCCAATGAGAGACCACTGTGTTGTGTGCTTCAATAGCCATTTGATAGACCTCAAATAAAATGATTCTCCTGGGTAAGTAAATGTATCATGACTTGATGCTTAGGGCTTAAGGATATGCCGAGGCTCAGGTGCTGTATTTAGTCTGGAATAAGCAGCTTTTTGTGCCTAATTACATTATTCTCTTAGATATATCAGAATTTCTGTGTTTAGCTAATTTCATTGTGTTTCAATATTTAGGCCGACATAGGCCTTTCCATGGGCATCCAAGGAACAGAAGTCGCAAAAGAAAGTTCTGACATCATTATCTTGGATGATAATTTTGCTTCAGTGGTGAAGGTGAGTTGGAGAATCTCTTTCGGTGTTTGTAGAAAATGTTAGATTGCTTTCTAGTGATTAATTGTCTGTGATTATAAGACTCGACTATGTACAATGTCAGGAATGCTTATTAAGTCTTTTCACCGTTAAATACAACACATTTATATGAACTTCAGAATTCTGATGAGAACATCTGTTGGCCTATGGAGGTGGGTTTTGAGGTCAAAAACTCATTAAAGCTCATAGATATGTATTCATGTTCTGTGTTTTATTCAATCTTGGACGGTAATTTTGCTAAACTGTGAAAGTGAATTGGACTAACTTCTAATGCCATAGAAATGTAAAATCTCATTCTGCATCTGTTATGTAGATGTTGGATCCTTAGCCAGTAAGTATTAGAATAGAGTCTGAACTTTCATTAAGCCTCAATCACATAGGATGTGCTTATTAAGCCTTTTCACTGTTAAATCATATTTATCGGAACTTCAGAATTCTGATGAGAACATTTATTTGGACCATGAAGGTGAGGTCGAAAGCACATGAAAACTCAGATGTGTATTCATattctatattttttattttgatcttGGAAGGTAATTTTGCTGAATTTGTGAAGGTGACTTTGACTAACTTTATAATGTGGCTACTCAATCTGAGATCATAAATTATTCTGCATCAACCATGTAATGTGGGAATTCTTAACCAGTAGGTATTAGAATATGGTCTGACTTTCATTAATTTTGCAAAATTGTGTAACATGGGCTCATCGAAGTTTTAAAGTCAACATGAAAATCGAAGTTCCACAGAGATTTTGTTAGGAAAGAGGAGTCAGAAAATAAAAACAAGCAGTTCAAGCTTCTTTTTATCTTGTTATTGCATCCCTTTGCCTTTGCGTCGTCAAATTTCCTAGTGgatattcttcttctttaactGACATGTCATCCCTTGAGCCATGTTTATTTGAGAAACATGGAGAAAGCAGCCAAACGCTGAGGAAGAAGATGATGTGTCGTGTTAAGTCTGTGTTGTATCAGCTGGTTTTAGTTTGTCAGAGGCTTAGTGTACTAGCATAGATGAAAAGCTATGGTCCTTGACTTAATTTATCTCAATGTAGGTTGTACGCTGGGGCCGTTCTGTTTATGCAAATATTCAGAAATTCATTCAATTCCAGCTCACTGTTAATGTCGCAGCTCTTGTAATCAATGTTGTGGCAGCAGTTTCTTCTGGTGATGTTCCTCTAAACACAGTGCaggtcctctctctctctctctctctctctctctctctctctctctctctctctctcctgacctACACAGATGCAGGAACACGCGTCGAAATTATAATTACTGATTACATAGgtataaatatgtatatgtaTGGTGTATATGTGCTGTGTTTTCACTCAGCGAGTAATTAGGTATCTTTCTGCGTTTGCTCAAGGATACTTTTTTGTTTGCAGCTTCTTTGGGTCAATCTAATTATGGATACTCTGGGAGCACTGGCTTTGGCTACTGAACCACCAACTGACCATCTTATGCATAGACCTCCTGTTGGTCGAAGGTCAGTGGGAACTCCATTGGAATTTAATATATTATCTCCTTACAttcataatattttttataatttcgAGTTGTCGCAAAATGAATTATGCCAGAGCCTGCTAGATTGAGTTTTTAAATGGTGCATGATAATGATCAGTACATCTATTAATATTTCTGGGAATGTAAGCTTGAAGCATGtttttttcttctcctttttccATTAACTTTTTATGTGTAGTAGATAATGACTCACTGTATTCTATAGTATTGAGAAGAAATTACTGTAATGCTAGATGCATCTTTTTCCATTTCTCATGATGTGTTCTTCGAAGTCTTTCATTGGCGTCTTCCATTGTACGATGGTTCAACTAATTTTGAGGGACATTCCTGGTGTTCTTATGCATCAACATTTTATCTACTTATTTTCCAAAAGGGAATCAAGATGTTGATTTTACTACTAATTGGTTTTTTAGCTTCTCTGTTTGTTTAATGGCAGAACTCCTCACTTGTAGGTGTAAGATTCATCACGGGACAGATATTCTTTATCTAAATGAAACTCACTTGCACCTTCTGTATGTCTCCCAATAGTTCTGATTGTTTTCTAGTTCACGGCTGTGTATATGATTCTTATGGGGAAAAAAAAAGCCAGACGCAGAGTGTTGTTTTGCTTTATTACTGTGTTGCAATAATTTATTCAGGCTATTTACATGTTCTGATACTATCATTTGTGAAACTTAGGGAACCTCTGGTAACAAATATCCTGTGGAGGAACTTGTTTATTCAGGTCTGGCCTTACTAATATAAGACATCATTGtttcattttatcttgttattTTCACCTTAAAGAGGAAACTTTAATAGCACgtctttttttattaaaaaatatcattatttttcttttctgcAGGCTCTCTACCAAGTCGGAATCCTTCTTGTTCTCAATTTCCAGGGCAAGAGTATTCTCAGCTTAGAGCATGATGACCCAAAACATGCTAATATGGTGAAGAATACCTTAATTTTCAACACATTTGTTTTCTGCCAAGTAAGTTTTTCCATCTAAATGCAAAGCAGAAGAAGGGTGTGTCTGAGATGTCATTAAAATTTTATTCTCTTATCTGATGAAAAAGGAAAAGTGTGTATGCTGTGTATTTTTTTAAATGGTTATCCCCTCTGTCGATAATCTTCTTTCTTCACTTGTCTTATTCAAGGCTAGATTACACATCAAGCCTCAGACATCTAACTAGTTCAAATACAGATATTCAATGAGTTTAATGCTCGAAAGCCAGATGAAATTAATGTCTTTACTGGCGTGACCAAAAACCCCCTCTTTACTGGGGTTGTGGGAACCACTTTCATTCTTCAGGTGAGAGATCATCAACTATACGCAGATAAAGGTTTCTGATTAGAATTCTTTCATTTTGTTTTGTCACTGACTATCATATTCCTCCATACAACAGATCATTATCATTGAGTTCCTTGGAAAATTTACATCAACAGTTAGGCTCAGTTGGAAACTATGGTTGGTTTCACTTGCCATTGGTATTATCAG
It encodes:
- the LOC104090739 gene encoding calcium-transporting ATPase 9, plasma membrane-type: MTTGPSDTMQLNNHTDLEVGSSHLNADGADDFSDPFDIANTKNASFQALKRWREAALVLNASRRFRYTLDLRKAEEKEQRRRMIRAHAQVIRAALLFKLAGQRAIVLGTEVSPPAPTGDYGISLEQLASVTRDHNLSALQQYGGAKGLSEKLKTDLDSGIADDDVELSKRKNMFGANTYPMKKGRSFLRFLWEAWQDLTLIILIVSAVLSLALGIHTKGLKEGWYDGGSIAFAVLLVILVTATSDYRQSLRFQNLNEEKRNIQVEVIRDSRREKISIYEIVVGDVVPLSIGDQVPADGVLISGHSLAIDESSMTGESKIVNKNQKAPFLMAGCKVADGAGTMLVTGVGINTEWGLLMASISEDTGEETPLQVRLNGVATFIGIVGLAVALFVLIVLLCRFFTGNTKNPDGTTQFVHGKTSVSKSIDGVVHIITAAVTIVVVAVPEGLPLAVTLTLAYSMKKMMADKALVRRLSACETMGSATTICSDKTGTLTLNQMTVVEAYIGEKKLDPPEDGSQLHSAVSSLLDEGITQNTSGSVFASKDGKGIEVSGSPTEKAILSWGVKMGMKFKVVRSQSIILHVSPFNSTKKRGGVAVRERSGSQVHMHWKGAAEIILASCTEYLDSNGCLQSIEKEKDFFKEAIEDMAAKSLRCVAMAYRTCNVDEVPTDEEQLARWVLPEDGLILLAILGIKDPCRPGVKDAVTQCRDSGIKVRMVTGDNIQTARAIALECGILTSNAEVTEFEVIEGKTFREFSEKEREQVAKRMSVMGRSSPSDKLLLVQTLRKLGEVVAVTGDGTNDAPALHEADIGLSMGIQGTEVAKESSDIIILDDNFASVVKVVRWGRSVYANIQKFIQFQLTVNVAALVINVVAAVSSGDVPLNTVQLLWVNLIMDTLGALALATEPPTDHLMHRPPVGRREPLVTNILWRNLFIQALYQVGILLVLNFQGKSILSLEHDDPKHANMVKNTLIFNTFVFCQIFNEFNARKPDEINVFTGVTKNPLFTGVVGTTFILQIIIIEFLGKFTSTVRLSWKLWLVSLAIGIISWPLAAAGKLIPVPKTPLAKVFIKSYQRCIAARNA